GCTGGCCGTCGCCACCTCCCGCCCCGACCAGGTCATCGGCATCCACTTCTTCAACCCCGCCCCCGTGCAGCAGCTCGTCGAGCTGATCCCGGCGCTCACCACCTCCGAGGGCACCATCAGCCGGGCCCAGGCGCTGGTCGAGAAGGTGCTCGGCAAGCACGCGATCCGTGCCCAGGACCGGTCCGGCTTCGTGGTGAACGCGCTGCTGATCCCGTACCTCCTGTCGGCCATCCGGATGTTCGAGTCGGGCATCGCCAGCCGCGAGGACATCGACAACGGCATGGAGATGGGCTGCGCCCACCCGATGGGCCCGCTGAAGCTCTCCGACCTGATCGGCCTGGACACGGTCGCCTCGGTCGCCGACTCGATGTACGCCGAGTACAAGGAGCCGCTGTACGCCGCGCCGCCGCTGCTCCAGCGGATGGTGGACGCCGGCCGCCTGGGCCGCAAGACGGGCTCGGGCTTCTACCCCTACGCCTGACGCCGCACGGGAACGGGGGCCGGACCCGACGCCGCGGCCCCCGCCCCCACCACCGAGGCCACCCAGGCCACCCAGGCCACCCAGGCCACCCAGGCCGGACCGGACACCGCGGTCCCCGCCCGCACCACCGCTCAGCCCAGCCGCAGGTGGTGCAGCATCAGCAGGCCGGCTGCCATGTTCGCGGCCGGGATCTCGCCGCGCGCGACCAGGTCGGGGACGAGCTTGAGCGGTATCCACTCGCGGCGGGTGGACTCGAACCCGTCCTGCGGCTCACCGGTGTACGTGGCCTCCTCCGACCAGTACAGGTGGTGGCGCGCGTCGGTGAGCCCGTTGGACGGTTCGACGCTCAGCAGGTGCCGCAGCGGACCGGGGCGCCAGCCGGTCTCCTCCTCCATCTCACGGGCCGCGGCGGCCTCGACGTCCTCCCCGTCCTCGACGACGCCGGCGGCCAGCTCCCAGCCCCAGCTGTCGGTGATGAAGCGGTGCCGCCACAGCAGCAGCACCTCGTTGGCCTCGTTGACCGCGGTGGCCGCCGCGACCGGCCTCAACCGGATGAGGAAGTGGTCGAGGTGCCGTCCGTCCGGGAGGGCGACATCGGCCAGGTTCACCTTGAACCAGCGGTTCTCGTACACGGTCGTCTCACTCAAGTTGGTCCACCGCACTGCTCTGCCACCTTCCGACGTGTAGGTCGTCCAGGGGGCAATATCGCAGCAGGCGCCCGGTCAGAGCGGAACGCGCAAGGCCGCCTCGATGAGATCCGCCGCCTCCCCGGCGTCACCCGAACCACTGGCCACCAGGTGCCCGCGCACCTCACGCAGACGGTCCCTGAGCCGCTGTGACTCCATTCCCCGCACCCCCTCGGCCATCTCGACCGCCGTCCGCGCCGCCCCGTCCGCCTCTCCCTGCCGCAGCTGGATCTGGCTGAGAATCGCCAGCCGGTGCACCCGGCCGCGGTCGTGCGTCGGCGTCTTCACCGCGGCCGCCGCGTTCTCCCGCGCCCCGACGAGGTCCCCCAGACGCAGCAGCGCCTCCGCGGCCCGCACGTTGACCAGACCGGGCTGGACGTACCCCGTCTCGTCCGGCTCGCGCCCCGGACTGATCCGTTCGGCGTCCGCCTCGGCGCGGTGGATGCACCGCAGCGCCGCCGTCGCGTCACCGAGGTGCGCGTACGCCTTGGCCTGCATCGCGTACAGGTCGGCGGCGAGCGCGGGCGTGATCTCCCGCCGGGCCGCCCGCAGCGCCGCCTCCGCGAACGCCACCGCCTGCCGGTACTCCCCCATGAACAGCGCCTGGTTGACGAGGAGCGCGATCACGTAGGCGCCCAGTCCGCGGTCGCCGCTCGCCTTGGCCAGTCGCAGTGCCTGGTGGAAGTAGCGCTGGGCGAGCCCGAGGGCGTCGGAGTCGTACGCGCAGATGCCCGCCACCGCGACCAGTCCGCCGGCGGCCCGGTGCAGTTGGCGGCCCACCGCGTCGCCGTACGCGCCGCGCAGCAGGGGGGCGGCCTCCGCGTTGAGGAAGCCGACGATCCGCGAACGGGTCGCGATGCCGCCGGCCCTGCGGTACATCAGCTCGTAGTGCGCCCGGGCGGCGCGCAGGGTCTCGATGTCACCCGTGCCGACCCGCGTCCGGCCGCTGCGCGACACGTCAGCGTCCTCCGGGGGGTTCTCCCACTCCCAGACGGGCATCA
This portion of the Streptomyces changanensis genome encodes:
- a CDS encoding NUDIX domain-containing protein, whose amino-acid sequence is MRWTNLSETTVYENRWFKVNLADVALPDGRHLDHFLIRLRPVAAATAVNEANEVLLLWRHRFITDSWGWELAAGVVEDGEDVEAAAAREMEEETGWRPGPLRHLLSVEPSNGLTDARHHLYWSEEATYTGEPQDGFESTRREWIPLKLVPDLVARGEIPAANMAAGLLMLHHLRLG
- a CDS encoding 3-hydroxybutyryl-CoA dehydrogenase, whose translation is MADIARVGVVGCGQMGAGIAEVCARSGLEVKVAETTGEALEIGRTRLYNSLGKAAQRGKISEAERDETLARLSFTTDLGEFADRDLVIEAVVENEQVKTEIFQVLDQVVTRQDAILASNTSSIPLVKLAVATSRPDQVIGIHFFNPAPVQQLVELIPALTTSEGTISRAQALVEKVLGKHAIRAQDRSGFVVNALLIPYLLSAIRMFESGIASREDIDNGMEMGCAHPMGPLKLSDLIGLDTVASVADSMYAEYKEPLYAAPPLLQRMVDAGRLGRKTGSGFYPYA